A genome region from bacterium includes the following:
- the menC gene encoding o-succinylbenzoate synthase, translating into MPLIYPFRTAFGDDDTIESMLVRFRSGDSYGWGESAPWKLPAYSPECSKTQFIISRDFIAPLLLGEDIHSGIELQERLSGIKGNHFAKAAFDLAWWDLHSRQLGKPLWQFIGGQNPTVDAGADFGIMESIDLLVRTIGASLQQGYKRVKLKYRPGWDIDMIDAVRTTFPDATIHIDCNSAYTLRDLDMFKKLDRYHLAMIEQPLGHDDLIDHAALQARIETPICLDESITSPDKARKAIQIKACRWINIKPGRVGGTTHALTINSLCRDAGIPCWIGGMLESAVGAMHCLALATQPNMRYPSDIFPSERFYRNDLGIPSMKHSAPSQFTASMTPGAGAEPDPELLVKQTIEHAELM; encoded by the coding sequence ATATCCTTTCAGGACGGCGTTCGGCGATGATGATACGATCGAATCCATGCTGGTCCGGTTCCGCTCCGGGGATTCATATGGCTGGGGAGAATCGGCGCCGTGGAAATTACCCGCGTATTCCCCCGAGTGCTCCAAAACACAGTTTATCATCTCTCGCGACTTTATCGCACCTCTTCTCCTTGGCGAAGATATACATTCGGGGATTGAGCTGCAGGAACGGCTCTCCGGCATCAAGGGTAATCATTTTGCAAAGGCAGCTTTCGACCTTGCATGGTGGGACCTTCATTCCCGTCAGCTTGGCAAACCCCTCTGGCAGTTCATCGGCGGACAAAATCCGACCGTGGACGCCGGCGCCGACTTCGGCATCATGGAAAGCATCGACCTCCTTGTAAGGACAATCGGCGCTTCGCTGCAGCAGGGTTATAAAAGAGTCAAGCTCAAATACCGTCCCGGGTGGGATATCGATATGATCGATGCGGTCCGCACAACGTTCCCCGACGCGACGATCCACATCGACTGCAACAGCGCGTATACCCTGCGCGACCTCGACATGTTCAAAAAACTCGACCGATACCATCTCGCCATGATCGAACAGCCGCTTGGACATGACGACCTCATCGACCATGCAGCGCTCCAGGCCCGTATCGAAACACCGATCTGTCTCGACGAGAGCATTACCTCCCCCGATAAAGCCCGTAAAGCCATCCAGATAAAAGCATGCCGGTGGATCAATATCAAACCGGGCAGGGTCGGCGGTACGACACATGCGCTGACGATAAACTCGCTGTGCCGTGATGCCGGAATCCCCTGCTGGATAGGAGGCATGCTCGAATCTGCGGTCGGTGCGATGCATTGTCTCGCTCTGGCTACCCAGCCCAATATGCGCTATCCGTCGGATATTTTCCCGAGCGAGCGTTTTTACCGCAACGATCTGGGAATCCCATCAATGAAACACTCGGCGCCGTCGCAATTCACCGCTTCCATGACACCGGGCGCCGGGGCAGAACCCGACCCGGAGCTGCTTGTAAAACAGACTATCGAGCATGCGGAATTAATGTAA